The Sesamum indicum cultivar Zhongzhi No. 13 linkage group LG2, S_indicum_v1.0, whole genome shotgun sequence genome contains a region encoding:
- the LOC105156608 gene encoding uncharacterized protein LOC105156608, whose translation MSQPLEAYPNPVMRSQPTSSNSNGSFGPVFIVLAVILVVSAVACVLGRLCSRRHHRGKEVHHHHNPKANNNKQSHGGLGPKEWESRQKPSFNMRDGDIEFGFDVKRMPSAKMANHGGGKGVPPHHNGAGHKPEVRFADNV comes from the coding sequence ATGTCACAACCCCTTGAAGCATACCCTAATCCTGTCATGAGATCACAACCAACTTCTTCCAACTCCAACGGTTCGTTTGGCCCTGTTTTCATAGTCTTGGCCGTGATCCTCGTGGTATCCGCCGTGGCCTGCGTGCTGGGACGGCTGTGCAGCAGGCGGCACCACCGTGGGAAGGAGGTGCACCACCACCACAACCCCAAGGCCAATAATAATAAGCAGAGTCACGGCGGGCTAGGGCCTAAAGAGTGGGAGTCCAGGCAAAAGCCAAGCTTCAACATGAGAGATGGGGACATAGAGTTCGGGTTCGACGTCAAGCGAATGCCTTCAGCTAAAATGGCCAACCACGGAGGAGGAAAGGGTGTGCCACCTCATCATAACGGCGCCGGACACAAGCCGGAAGTTAGATTTGCAGATAATGTGTAG
- the LOC110011346 gene encoding uncharacterized protein LOC110011346 isoform X2, producing the protein MAETRANLGAAAPEMEVDDDMPNLLSFNIHGGFEFVLATVAYMMTFHTIRLKMISTQEKICRGTTLMKMISAQEKTFSVEDDRDTSPRTFGALCCRD; encoded by the exons ATGGCTGAGACAAGAGCGAATCTCGGTGCTGCGGCGCCCGAGATGGAGGTCGACGACGACATGCCGAACCTTCTCTCCTTCAACATCCACGGCGGCTTCGAATTTGTCCTCGCTACTGTG gCTTACATGATGACATTTCATACGATACGACTGAAGATGATCTCGACACAAGAAAAGATATGTCGAGGAACAACGCTGATGAAGATGATCTCAGCACAAGAAAAGACCTTTTCTGTTGAAGATGATCGTGACACGAGTCCAAGGACATTTGGAGCTCTCTGTTGTAGAGACTAG
- the LOC110011346 gene encoding uncharacterized protein LOC110011346 isoform X1 — protein MAETRANLGAAAPEMEVDDDMPNLLSFNIHGGFEFVLATVALVLQELLGKMKMMTLSLYARAYMMTFHTIRLKMISTQEKICRGTTLMKMISAQEKTFSVEDDRDTSPRTFGALCCRD, from the exons ATGGCTGAGACAAGAGCGAATCTCGGTGCTGCGGCGCCCGAGATGGAGGTCGACGACGACATGCCGAACCTTCTCTCCTTCAACATCCACGGCGGCTTCGAATTTGTCCTCGCTACTGTG gCTCTAGTTCTTCAAGAACTTCTGGGgaaaatgaagatgatgacACTTTCATTGTATGCTCGG gCTTACATGATGACATTTCATACGATACGACTGAAGATGATCTCGACACAAGAAAAGATATGTCGAGGAACAACGCTGATGAAGATGATCTCAGCACAAGAAAAGACCTTTTCTGTTGAAGATGATCGTGACACGAGTCCAAGGACATTTGGAGCTCTCTGTTGTAGAGACTAG